A window of Sphingobium herbicidovorans contains these coding sequences:
- a CDS encoding TonB-dependent receptor: MSSSKSAPFLALSCVGALAFASAAHSQEESAPKLGGMTVTDTAIDASEVKVERAESPKYVRPLLDTPQTVTVINKATIQQQNLLTLRDVLSTVPGITFGAGEGGFGYGDRIILRGQDAKNDVTVDGVRSGAFLNRNEVYNIEQVEITNGANSVMNGGGSVAGTINLVTKRPLADDQTILNAGIGTDNYYRATVDANKRINDLIAVRINAVYHENDVPGRDVEYYKRWGIAPAITLGIDGPTSLTIQGEHLDDEAMPQYGLRYYPAQGGILDEFDRSGYYGFANIDRQDSKTNSLQAIFSHAFTDSLKVRNLTRYENIRQNTVTSQPNGVFCLDNGTAGGFNPDTGGACTTTILTSEVGETLTIPVGYYLPTGGRGNQRFIRNETAYTQFDLSAEFDTGGIEHSLVIGGSALWERYHQRQGSLGRTADGYDPYAAPFIIPRGQSAAIPNDLYNAAASLGLYNPLVSIADPSSTIVGPTATSGLQRFYGSNAYSGPTNFILNSLNIGEQTSYAAYLFDAMKFTDWLELNGGIRYEKVKGSNRTVSFDTNAGSATLGDPTEVTDPTRIDDNLFSYRVGLVVKPTPNTSVYVAYGNSKLPSKASVDGSCTANNEFGGSGTCNVKPETTKNYEIGVKADLFDAKLLLTAAMFRNDRNQIKVLSGDPLLPDRAADGFQRVEGISLGASGNIASNWTISANYMYLKSKIKQGVSDFCLENPGATSPVAGDCTNSAAFPDPARGYALTNTPKHSGSLFTTYRFDFGLELGYGITYQGKFLLNQPTVAQLTAGTYTGYYVPSYTIHRFMANYLITEKLTAQLNVQNFTNEKYVTTVRNNVNNSWAQPAPTRSAVLSLNYAF; this comes from the coding sequence ATGTCGAGTTCTAAGTCGGCGCCGTTTCTGGCGCTAAGTTGTGTGGGCGCGCTAGCATTTGCTTCCGCTGCACATAGCCAAGAGGAATCAGCCCCGAAGCTCGGCGGAATGACTGTCACCGACACCGCCATCGACGCATCTGAAGTGAAAGTCGAGCGAGCGGAGTCACCCAAATATGTCCGGCCTCTGCTGGATACGCCACAGACGGTCACGGTGATCAACAAGGCGACAATCCAGCAACAGAACCTGCTCACCCTCCGGGATGTGCTGTCGACGGTGCCCGGGATCACTTTCGGTGCTGGCGAGGGGGGCTTCGGCTATGGCGATCGCATCATCTTGCGCGGACAGGATGCCAAGAATGACGTCACCGTCGATGGTGTGCGTTCCGGCGCGTTTCTCAACCGCAATGAGGTCTACAATATAGAGCAGGTTGAGATTACCAACGGCGCGAACTCGGTCATGAACGGCGGCGGGTCGGTGGCGGGGACGATCAACCTCGTGACCAAGCGGCCGCTCGCGGATGACCAGACCATCCTGAACGCAGGTATCGGCACTGACAACTATTACCGCGCAACCGTGGATGCCAACAAGCGCATCAACGACTTGATCGCGGTCCGCATCAACGCCGTTTATCATGAAAATGACGTTCCGGGCCGCGATGTCGAATATTACAAGCGTTGGGGCATCGCTCCTGCCATCACCTTGGGCATAGATGGCCCGACCAGCTTGACGATCCAGGGCGAGCATCTGGACGATGAAGCGATGCCGCAATATGGTCTGCGTTATTATCCCGCGCAGGGCGGCATCCTCGATGAATTTGATCGGTCGGGCTATTACGGCTTTGCCAATATCGACCGTCAGGACAGCAAGACCAATTCGCTGCAGGCGATCTTCAGCCATGCGTTCACCGACAGTCTCAAGGTCCGTAACCTGACCCGCTATGAGAATATCCGCCAGAATACTGTGACCAGCCAGCCGAACGGCGTTTTCTGCCTCGACAACGGCACCGCTGGCGGCTTTAATCCAGACACTGGTGGCGCCTGCACGACCACCATTCTCACTAGCGAAGTGGGCGAAACGCTAACCATTCCTGTTGGCTATTATCTGCCGACAGGCGGACGAGGCAATCAGCGCTTCATCCGCAACGAAACGGCCTACACCCAGTTCGACCTGAGTGCCGAGTTCGACACAGGGGGCATTGAGCACAGTCTAGTCATCGGCGGGTCAGCGCTATGGGAACGCTACCATCAGCGTCAGGGAAGCCTTGGCCGCACTGCTGACGGATATGATCCTTATGCGGCCCCCTTCATTATACCTCGCGGCCAGAGCGCGGCTATCCCCAACGACCTCTATAATGCCGCAGCTAGCCTGGGATTGTACAATCCACTGGTTAGCATCGCGGACCCCAGCAGCACGATTGTCGGGCCAACGGCGACTTCTGGGCTTCAGCGCTTCTATGGCAGTAACGCTTATAGCGGTCCGACGAACTTCATCCTGAACTCCCTCAACATTGGCGAGCAGACCAGCTATGCCGCCTATCTGTTCGACGCGATGAAGTTCACCGACTGGCTCGAACTCAATGGCGGTATTCGCTACGAAAAGGTGAAGGGCAGCAACAGGACGGTCAGCTTCGATACGAATGCGGGGTCAGCCACATTGGGAGATCCCACGGAAGTCACGGACCCCACCCGGATCGATGACAACCTCTTCTCCTATCGCGTCGGATTGGTTGTGAAGCCGACGCCGAACACCAGCGTCTATGTCGCCTATGGCAACTCCAAGCTCCCTTCCAAGGCTTCAGTCGATGGGTCCTGCACCGCAAACAACGAATTCGGCGGCAGTGGCACCTGTAATGTGAAGCCCGAAACGACCAAAAACTATGAAATAGGCGTCAAGGCAGACCTGTTCGATGCGAAGCTTCTGCTGACAGCGGCGATGTTCCGCAACGATCGCAACCAGATCAAGGTGCTGTCGGGAGATCCGCTATTGCCCGATCGGGCGGCCGACGGCTTCCAGCGTGTTGAAGGCATTTCTCTGGGCGCATCTGGGAACATCGCCAGCAACTGGACGATCTCGGCCAACTACATGTACCTGAAGAGCAAGATCAAGCAGGGTGTGTCTGACTTCTGTCTGGAAAATCCGGGGGCGACCAGCCCTGTTGCGGGAGACTGCACCAATAGCGCCGCTTTCCCAGATCCAGCGCGTGGCTATGCGCTCACGAATACGCCCAAGCATTCGGGTAGCCTGTTCACCACCTACCGCTTCGACTTCGGCTTGGAGTTGGGCTACGGCATCACCTACCAGGGCAAGTTCCTGCTGAACCAGCCTACAGTGGCGCAGCTCACCGCCGGCACGTATACTGGCTATTATGTGCCGAGCTACACGATCCATCGGTTCATGGCGAACTATCTCATCACCGAGAAACTGACTGCACAGCTCAACGTCCAGAATTTCACCAACGAGAAATATGTGACGACGGTGCGCAATAACGTGAATAACAGCTGGGCGCAGCCCGCCCCGACCCGGTCGGCGGTATTGAGCTTGAACTACGCGTTCTAG
- the phbB gene encoding acetoacetyl-CoA reductase, whose protein sequence is MNRVAIVTGGTRGIGEAISVALKELGCKVAANYGGNDEKARAFTDRTGIPAFRWDVGDHQACLDGCASVADQLGPVDIVVNNAGITRDGVLSKMSFEDWNEVMRINLGGCFNMAKATFGGMRGRGWGRIVNIGSINGQAGQYGQVNYAAAKSGIHGFTKALAQEGAKYGVTVNAIAPGYIDTDMVAAVPAAVLEKIVAKIPVGRLGYAEEIARGVAFFCNDDAGFVTGSTLSINGGQHMY, encoded by the coding sequence ATGAACAGAGTTGCGATCGTCACGGGCGGAACGCGCGGCATCGGCGAAGCGATCAGCGTTGCACTCAAGGAATTGGGTTGCAAAGTGGCAGCCAATTACGGGGGCAACGACGAAAAGGCCCGAGCCTTCACCGACAGGACTGGCATCCCGGCCTTTCGCTGGGATGTGGGCGATCACCAGGCTTGTCTGGACGGTTGTGCATCGGTGGCCGATCAGTTGGGCCCTGTCGACATCGTCGTGAACAATGCCGGGATCACGCGCGACGGCGTTTTGTCCAAGATGAGCTTTGAAGACTGGAATGAGGTGATGCGCATCAATTTGGGCGGTTGCTTCAATATGGCAAAGGCAACCTTCGGTGGAATGCGTGGAAGGGGTTGGGGACGTATTGTCAATATCGGGTCGATCAATGGCCAGGCCGGACAATATGGGCAGGTCAATTATGCCGCCGCCAAGTCGGGCATCCATGGGTTCACCAAGGCTCTGGCGCAGGAAGGTGCGAAATATGGCGTGACCGTCAACGCCATTGCCCCCGGCTATATCGATACCGATATGGTTGCAGCGGTGCCGGCGGCCGTGCTGGAAAAAATCGTCGCCAAGATTCCAGTCGGCCGCCTGGGCTATGCAGAGGAAATTGCGCGCGGTGTGGCATTCTTCTGTAATGACGATGCGGGCTTTGTTACTGGCAGCACCCTGTCGATCAACGGTGGCCAGCACATGTATTGA
- a CDS encoding ribbon-helix-helix domain-containing protein: MDADIPGNLGSGRGAKSPFGPPVKRSVTIAGHQTAISLEPIFWEALQNEAARLSLPLNALVARIDLDRMSADPAPNLASAIRCWLFARNEYKNYSQ, translated from the coding sequence ATGGACGCAGATATTCCTGGAAATCTGGGTTCGGGCCGCGGGGCGAAGTCTCCCTTCGGCCCGCCGGTCAAACGTAGCGTGACAATTGCGGGACACCAGACCGCGATCAGTCTGGAACCCATCTTCTGGGAAGCGCTGCAAAATGAGGCTGCTCGGCTGAGCCTGCCGCTGAACGCGCTGGTCGCGCGCATAGATCTGGACCGAATGTCAGCGGACCCCGCTCCCAACCTTGCCAGCGCCATCCGCTGCTGGCTGTTCGCACGGAACGAATATAAGAATTATTCTCAATAG
- the hemH gene encoding ferrochelatase, with product MRNIGILLINLGTPDAPNASAVRRYLGEFLSDRRVVEIPQLLWQPILRGPILLTRPAKSAKAYQEVWMEGGSPLAVYTRETAIKLQALVGPNVAVDWAMRYGNPSIANRLDAMIASGCERILLAPLYPQYCAATTATALDACYAALAGLRAQPAIRTLPPYYADAAYIEALRSSTERQLAALDFNPDLLLASFHGMPDRTRQLGDPYYEQCLASAKLLQDALGREVRISFQSRFGRAKWLGPATDETLRALPSQGVKSVAILTPGFSADCLETLEEIAMRGRDDFLAAGGNKFAHFSCLNASTEAMLLYRNLVGRELAGWLENDFVQLPRGG from the coding sequence ATGCGAAATATCGGAATTCTTCTCATCAATCTGGGCACGCCCGATGCGCCGAATGCTTCTGCCGTACGACGCTATCTGGGGGAATTTCTTTCCGACAGGCGCGTCGTGGAGATCCCGCAACTGCTATGGCAGCCCATATTGCGTGGACCGATCCTGCTGACGCGGCCTGCCAAGTCGGCGAAAGCCTATCAAGAAGTCTGGATGGAGGGTGGGTCTCCACTGGCCGTCTATACGCGCGAAACGGCGATCAAGTTGCAGGCGTTGGTCGGTCCTAATGTCGCGGTCGATTGGGCGATGCGCTACGGCAATCCGTCAATCGCAAACAGGCTGGACGCGATGATCGCCTCTGGATGCGAGCGCATTTTGCTGGCGCCGCTCTATCCGCAATATTGCGCAGCCACGACCGCTACTGCTCTGGACGCCTGCTATGCGGCGCTCGCCGGCTTGCGCGCTCAGCCAGCGATCCGGACCTTGCCCCCTTATTATGCGGATGCCGCCTATATAGAAGCCTTGCGCAGTTCGACCGAGCGTCAATTGGCCGCACTGGATTTCAACCCTGACCTGCTTCTCGCCAGTTTCCATGGGATGCCCGACCGCACTCGCCAACTGGGTGATCCCTATTATGAGCAGTGTCTTGCCAGTGCGAAGCTGCTTCAGGATGCGTTGGGCAGGGAAGTGCGCATCTCCTTCCAATCCCGTTTCGGGCGGGCGAAATGGCTTGGTCCGGCAACCGACGAAACATTGCGGGCGCTGCCTTCGCAAGGGGTGAAGTCGGTCGCCATTCTCACGCCCGGTTTTTCGGCGGACTGCCTGGAAACCCTGGAAGAAATCGCCATGCGCGGCCGTGACGACTTTTTGGCGGCCGGGGGTAATAAATTTGCCCATTTTAGCTGTTTGAACGCATCTACGGAAGCTATGCTTCTTTACCGTAATCTTGTCGGCCGCGAACTGGCGGGATGGCTGGAAAATGATTTCGTCCAACTACCTAGGGGAGGCTGA